Within Gammaproteobacteria bacterium, the genomic segment AACAAAAAGATAATAACGGAATGCTAGAGTTCATTAGAAATGATCCGCTCGCAACAATCGTTACTCAATCTGAAAACGGCCTGACTGTAAATCACATTCCCCTTTTATTAAAAACAAGACAAAACTCAAATGTTTTACAAGGTCATATTGCTAAAGCAAACAATATGTGGAAAGATTATCAGGCTGAAAAAGAATCGGTCGCTATTTTTACAGGTCCACAGTCTTACATTTCTCCCAATTGGTATCCATCAAAAAAACGGGATCATAAAGCAGTTCCAACCTGGAACTACACAGCTGTCCATGCTCGCGGACTGATAAAGTTTATTCATGATAAAGATTGGCTTTTAGAACATTTGACAAATCTCAGCAATTTTAATGAACAAAATATGCCAAAACCCTGGCATTTATCCGAAGCACCTGAGGATTATATCAAATCCATGTTGCCTGCAATTGTTGGCTTTGAAATGGAGATTACCAACATGAGCGGACAATCTAAAATGAGTCAGAACCATAATGAGGAAAATCGTCAAGGTGTAATTAGCGGTTTGCAATCTCAGAATAAAGAGAATGTGGCAACTTGGGTCAAAAATCCTGACATGAGTTAATAAAGTCAGTTAAAATTCAGCTTTTTTAATCCAAAACCATTCATGTACAGTCTGAACAGCGAACCTTTTAAACTGGAAAGAGATGTTGAAGCCATCATTGTTCCTGATGGGCAATCAATCAACCTGCCAGCCGGAACCGTCGGTTATATCACTCAGTCTTTAGGCGGGAGCTTTACTGTTTTTATTGATGGAAGCATGTTCATGATCCTGGGGCACAATGCGGATGCACTTGGCAAAGAGCCCATGCCATTACCGCAGATTAAGGAAAATGCTAACAAAGATGAAATTGAAGAAGCAGTTTGGGAACAATTGAATAATGTTTATGACCCTGAAATTCCTGTCAGTATTGTGGAATTGGGGCTCGTTTACAAATGTGAAGTAAACGAAAACGAGAAAGGTAAATATGATGCCTTTGTTGAAATGACACTGACAGCACCCGGTTGCGGAATGGGCGATGTTTTATTGACAGACGCCAAAACCAAAATCAAACTCATCCAGAAAATTGATGATGTCGAGTGTAAAATCACATTCGACCCACCCTGGGATAAGTCCATGATGTCAGAAGCTGCCAAACTGGAAACTGGAATGTTTTGATATGAACCATGAAGAACCTGAAGATATGAATGATGTGTCATTCCGAGTAGACGAAGTAATCCGAGGAACTTAGTTTAAGTGGCTTTGGGGTTAGAGATTTCTCCACTCGCTACGCTCGGTCGAAATGACAAGTTTTTTTAGTTTGGCTTGCTCAAGAATTCGCCATCATCCCTATAGTATAGAGACTTTCATCAAACTTCATGACCTTAATGCACTACATGGTAAAAAAATAACTTCTCAATAAATTCTTACAACTTTCCCACAAACTCAAAATCAATTTTTCGTTCATCAACTGAAACACCGGCAACTTTAATCCGAACCTTATCTGCTAATTGAAATTTAGATCCGGAGCGTTGTCCGACCAGTTTGTGTTGAATGCTATCATGATGATAATAGTCATTTGGCAATGATGTGACATGAATCAAGCCATCAACCATCACGTTATCCAGCGTCACAAAAACGCCAAAATGCACCACGCCTGAAATTTTACCGGTAAATTCTTCGCCAATATAATTTTGCATATACATGCATTTGAGACGAGAATCTACATCGCGAGAAGCATTTTCAGCACGTCGCTCATTGTGTGAACATTGAACACACATAGCTTCTGCTTTTTCCGGCGAATAAATAAATCGTTTCGGCTTGCTGGTTTTAACGATGTAATCAATCGCCCGGTGTACCATTAAATCAGGATATCGACGAATCGGCGAGGTAAAGTGAGCATAATGCGTCAATGAAAGCCCAAAATGACCCTTGTTGACTGATTCATAACTGGCAAGGCTTTGAGAACGTAACAGCACGCTTTCAATCAAAGACTTATCGTCACGGTTTTTCACCAGTTCAATAATTCGTTCAAAATCATGCGGAGAAACCGGGTCGCTGAACCCCGGTTTAATTCCCAGCGATAATAAAAATGCTTTTAAATCTGTCAGTTTGTTCAATGGCGGAGCATCATGAACACGATATGCCGAAGGAACTTGGTGCTTTTCAATATATTTTGCTGCACAGATATTGGCAGCAATCATGAATTCCTCAATCAATTTATGCGAATCATTACGTTGATAAGGTTGAATATCAGACACCTGTCCGTCTTCACCAATACTGATTTGCACATCGGTTGAGCTGAAAGTAATCGCTCCGCGCGTTTCTCTGGCAACCGCCATTACTTTGTATAACTCGTACATGGTGTCCAATGCCGGAGAGACTGTTTCGTCCCATTTAGCGGGTTTCTCGCCTTCCGATAAATAATTCCAGCATTGTTTGTAAGTGATTCGTGCATGAGAATGCATCACACCCCGATAGAATTTATACGACTCAATTTGTCCGGCTGAATTGATTTGCATATCACAAACCATACACATGCGATCGACATGGGGATTGAGCGAACAAATGCCATTAGACAACTCAAGTGGCAACATCGGAATCACTTTTCCGGGGAAATACACCGACGTTCCGCGTTTATAAGCCTCTTTATCGATTTCGCTATTCGGCGGAACATATTTCGAAACATCCGCAATCGCCACCAATAAATTCCAGCCTTTATCGTTTTTCTTTGCATAAACCGCATCGTCAAAATCTCTGGCATCTTCTCCATCAATTGTCACCAAAGGTGTTTCTCGCAAATCGACAACATCTTCGGCAATATCTTCTTCGGTGACATGATTAGGTATGTAGGAAACCACATCGTCAAAATTTTCCGGCCATTCATGAGGTAAATTTTGCGACGCAATCGTTAATTGCATCGCTAATTTGGAATCCAGTTTTTGTCCCAAAACCGCTATCACTTCGCCAAAAGCCGGATGTTTTCGATTAGGATATTCGGTAATCATGGCTGTGACATAGTCACCATCATTAGCTGTTGCCTCATAACCGGATGGAATAATAATATCATCAATGGCATTATTATCCGGTTCGACAATTCCCTGACCTTGTTTGTGAAAAAATCGACCGGCAATGGTTGTGTGCGCTCTTTCCAGAATTTCGACAATAAATGCATCCTGCTTATTCTTCCGACGTCCGGATTGCAAGCTGGCAAGCACGGTATCGCCATCCATCACTTTTCGCATCTCACTCGGCAAAATAAAACTGTCTTCCTCAAGCTCCGGAGAAATTAAAAAACCAAACCCATCGGAATGAGCCTGAACAACACCTTTGATTAAATCAGTTTTTTCCCTGACACCATATCCACCCCGGCGATTGATAAACAAAGAACCATCACTAATCATGGCACTAAGCCTTTTATTCAAACCATCCAGTTGCTCTTCATTCTGAATTCCAATGCGGTCGGCAATTTTTTGCAAAGACAAAAGTTTTTTCTTGGTTTTTAAGAAATCCAAAATCGCCGTCCGGCTGGGAATAGGGTTCGGATATTTTTCAACTTGTTCAGCAAATTCAGGATCAGGAATATTAAACGGATTTTTCATAAAAATAGATTTTTCAAACTGATATGGATTGTAGCATATTTGTCGATTGCAGGTTTATTATTGTATCAGTTGTTTCGCACTTCGAATGTATTACAAGGAGATGTTTTGTATCTTTTTCCCAAATTAATAATTTATGAATAGTGGATCACACTAACTGTCATTCTGAAGAGTGTAACGATGAAGAATCTACAAAACAAAGTCTCTATTAAACTATCAAAAGTCACGACAGCCCAAGAAGATCCTTCACATTCGTTCAGGATAACAGAGCAAAGTTGTGAAAATTAATTTTAACCGGACAGTAGCGCTTTTAAGAGAGTGCATGGGGATATTTTAGCAGTTCTGTAATTTAAATCTTTTGTTTGACCGATTGTTTTAATTATCATAAACTGATGATAACTAAATCAAAGCGGAGAAAAATTTGACAAAAAAATCAAAACGGCTGGTCACTTTTCAGCAGTCACAGCACAAGTTAAGCCTTTATATATCTAATCATGACTAAGAGAAATCTATGTAATGGTCAAGTTTTTCCGGACACATTTTTAGGCTGCTTTTTTAATTCGTTATATTTTTTGTTTGGTGTTGTGTATCCAATTGCTGAGTTCAGCCTTTTGTAGTTGTAAAAGTAGATATAACTCTCAACTTCAGCAATCACTGCTTCATGATTAATAAAGCTTAATGTGTTCAACCTTTCTGTTTTCAGATTTCTAAAAAAACGTTCCATAACTGCATTGTCCCAACAATTACCTCTGCGGCTCATACTTCTGATTATTTTGAGTTGGTCGCAATACACATCAAACATGTTTGATGTGTATTGCGTGCCTTGATCTGAATGAACCAGCAAGTTGCTGGTCATTGGTCGCTTACGATTGATGGCATTTTTCAATGCCAAGGTGGCAAGCTGTGCATCTGGTGTCTTTGACAGTGCCCAGCCTACAATTTCTTTGGCACCCAAATCAAGTACGGCAGCCAGGTAACTCCAGCATTGGTGGTTTCGTATATAAGTGATGTCTGTGACCCAATGAGTGTTGGCCTGTGGCTGATTAAACTGTCGATTTAAGACGTTTCCAACTTTTGTATTACTGATGCCACCATCAGGGTATTGGTGCTTTTTCTTAGGCCTGATTGCTACAATGTTTGCCTCTTTCATGAGACTGGCTGCTTTGTATTTGCCAATATTGAATCCTTCATTGTTTAGTTGCTTTTTCATTCTGCGTTTGCCGTAACTGTGATTGGTTTCAATAGCCGTTTGTTTGATGATACGAAGCATTTGTTGCTTTTTCGCAGATATGGGCTTTTCTTTGACTTGGTCGTAATACGTACTGGTTGGAACGCTAAACACTTCGCAAAGTTCTTTGGTCTGATATTTTGGGTGCGCCATCTTTATTTTTTTAATCATTTGACTTAATCCTTTCGAACAAAGATGGCTGCGGCCTTTTTTAGTATTTCATTGTCTCTTTTGGCACGCCATAATTCTTTTTTCAGCCTTTGGATTTCTTGTTGCTCAGCTGTCATTGCTTGAGTTCCTTGGGGTGTTTTTCCGTGAATTTCATCAATATATTGCTTTTTCCAGCGACTGACCGCTGTTTGACCTGCACCTGATATATCCATGACTTGCTTGTAGGTATAACCTTCTTCAACCATCAATTTGGCATAATCACGACGCTGCTCAACCGTAAATGATAATCTTTGTTTCTTTGACATTATCTAACCTCTGTTTTCAGTATTATATAGGCTAAAAATGTGTCCGAGTTTATTAGACCACTACACTAACAGATTAGTCTAGATTATGTGGTAGGAGACAATTTTGAAAATTACTAAAGAGGCAGTACTTCAAGTCTATGATTTAGCCCGTGATGTTTATCATGGAAAAATATCTAGAAAAAAAGCAGTTGAGCTAGCAGTCAAAAATGAAATTATGGGTACTGGATCTGCTCAAGATTATATTCAAAATTTTCGTTACATTATGAATGGTGTTACCTATAAACGTACAATGAATCTACAGGGTACAAAAGTTTACTTAGAACATTTATAAGGATTTTGGTAAACAAAAACTCCTACAGGCTCTTGAAGTAGTTATCTCTCATGTTCAGTACTACAATGCTCTTGGGCGCGGTAAACAGGTGAAAACTCATGAGCTTGTTGGCGAATTTTTGAAAAAACATCAACTAGAATCTCCAGGAATATCCTACCCAGATGAAGTTATAGGTGATGGACTAATAGAAGGAGCCAAAAGACAGGTTACTGTAAATGCATATGAACGCAACTCTAAAGCAAGAACTCAATGCATAGAACATTATGGAAATAATTGTTATATATGTGGCTTCAATTTTCATAAACATTTTGGAGACCTTGGCATTGGCTATATTCACGTACACCATGAGATTGATTTGGCATATATTGGTGAAACTTACGTTGTTAACCCGGTAAAAGATCTCAAGCCTGTATGTCCAAATTGCCACGCTATGCTCCATAAAACTAAACCAGCAATGCCAGTTGAGAAGTTAAAGGCTCTGTGGTTGGCTCGAAAATGTACATCACAAAACGATTAAGAGTGTTCACTTCTCCCTCGGATCTAAAGCATCTCTCAAACCATCACCTATAAAGTTAAAACAGAACAAGGTCACAGCTAGAAAAGATGCGGGAAATATCAACGACCAGGGAGCGATTTCCATGTCTTGGGCGCCTTCGTTGACTAGTGCGCCCCATGATGTGAAGGGTTCCTGAACTCCTAGTCCTAAAAAGCTGAGGAATGATTCCACCAGAATCACCTGTGGCACGGTTAGGGTGACATAAACCACCACGATTCCCAAGAGATTTGGGATGATATGTCGAAAGATAATTGCCGGTGTGGATGCACCAATGGCAATGGCTGATTCGATAAATTCTTTATTCTTGAGAGTGAGAGTTTGCCCTCGAACGATTCGTGCCATATCCAGCCAGATATATCCGCCTATCGCTGCGAATATCAAAAAAATATTCCTGCCAAAAACCACCATTAGCATTATTACCAAAAACATAAAAGGCAACGCATAGAGAATATCCACAATCCGCATCATTACACTATCAACTTTCCCACCAAAATAACCGGCAATCGCACCATAAGTCACGCCAATAACAAGACTCACGGCTGTGGCAACAATTCCCACCAACAACGAAATTCTTCCTCCATGCAAGGTGCGGGCAAACAAATCCCGACCCAGAGCATCAGTGCCAAAATAATGTTGTGTCTCAGAATTTGGTGGAATGGACATGTTTTCCCAATCAATGAATTCAATTTCATAAGGTGAGAAAAAAGGACCAATCAGGACAGCCAAAGTCATCAGAATTAAAACCACAAAACCGGCAACAGCCAGTTTGTTTTTTCTGAGTCTTTGCAATGCATAAAACATTAAACTCTTGCCTTGATTTTCATTCGGCAAAGTTTCAGCAAGCCCTAATAATAGACTTTTTTTACCAAACATCATTGGTTTTGCACTCGTAATTTGGGATCAAGCCAGGCGTATAAAATATCGACGATTAAATTAAACAAAACAACCATTACACCGATAAAAATAACTACGCCCATGACTAATGTGTAATCACGATTCAAAGCCGCTAAAACAAAATATCTGCCAAGTCCCGGAACCCCGAAAATTTTCTCAATTACCACCGATCCGGTTGTGATTCCGGCAGCTGCCGGCCCGAGATAGGAAATAATCGGCATCAAAGATGGTTTCAGAGCATGTTTCAAAATAACTTGTGTCATTGACAGTCCTTTCGCCTTTGCCGTGCGAATGTAATCGCTGGCAAGCACTTCAATCATTGAGCCACGCATCAAACGGGCAATATAGGCGATGTATCGTAATGACAATGCAAAAACCGGCAAAACCAGATATTCAAAGTTTCCATCGCCCCAACCACCGGCAGGAAACACATCAAAATTGATAGCAAACAGTAAAATCAATAACGGTGCAACCACAAAATTTGGGATAGAAACACCCGTCATCGCACTCGACATGAGTAAATAATCCACCCAAGAGTTTTGTTTCACCGCGGCAATAGTACCAATGCTAATTCCGACAAAAAAAGCAAATATCAATGCCAAACCGCCTATTGTGAGTGAAATCGGAAATCCTTGAGCAATCAATTCCGTTACGGTGAAATCTTTATACTGAAATGACGGACCAAAATCACCTTGGATGATATTTCCCAAATAGCGAAAATATTGTTGATGAAGAGATTCATCCAAATGGTACTTGGCTTCCAGTTTTTGTTGAATTTCCGGTGGCAAATCTTTTTCTGAATCAAAAGGACCACCAGGGGCAACCCGTATCAGAAAAAACGTCACTGTAATCAATATCAGCAAGGTTGGAATGGCTCCGCCGATGCGTTTAAGAACAAATTTCAGCATTGAGTTGAGTATGATTGACAGCAAACAAAAGTATATCAAAGTGAATGTTTGAAATCATTATAAACCTGAAAAATACTGTCGCCACTTTTTTGCTGAGTTTGCTATAATCCCCGTCTTTTTTAAAAATCTTTAAATGCTCAATCCACAACAACAATCTGCGGTCAATTATTGTGACGGGCCACTTTTGGTTCTGGCAGGTGCCGGCTGTGGAAAAACACGAGTTATCACCGAAAAAATTGCTTATTTGATTGGTAACAAACAAATAAAACACTTCAACATTTTCGCTATTACGTTCACCAATAAGGCCGCCAAAGAAATGGCTCAACGAGCCGGAAAAATGATTCGTCTATCCGAAGGTGAATCACTAAATATCTCCACATTTCACTCTCTGGGCATGAGAATTATTCGTGAAGAAATCAAACACAGCCACTATCGTCATGGTTTCAGTATTTTTGATAGTTCGGAGACTCATAACATCATCAAGGAGTTATTACCCAAAGGTAGCAACAGAGAACAAATCAACAGGGTTCAGTGGCAAATTTCGGGCTGGAAAAATGAAGGATTGTTAGCCGATGAAGTACAAACTCAGCATTTAGCGATTCAGCAGATTTATCAACAGTACCAGCAAAGGTTGATTGATTTTAACGCTTTGGATTTTGATGATTTAATCTTACAACCTTTAAAACTTTTACAAAGCAATCCTGAGGTTTTATCTCGTTGGCAGGAAAAAATGCAGTTTATTTTGGTCGATGAATATCAGGATACCAACGGCAGCCAATATAACTTGTTGAAAATGCTTGGTGGAAAACACCGGAATATCATTTGCGTTGGCGATGATGATCAATCCATATACGGTTGGCGTGGCGCACAAGCAGAGAACCTCAATCTTTTAAAGCAAGATTTTCCGGATTTAAAAGTAGTGAAACTGGAGCAAAATTATCGTTCCACACAGACAATTCTTTCAGCCGCCCATGATGTGATTAAACATAACCCTCATGAATTTGAGAAAAAATTATGGAGTGATTTGGGCGGCGGCGATTTAATTAAAGTTTCAAATTTTGAATCTCCCGAAGCCGAAGCCGTGCAATTGGCTGCCGATATTGAATATCAGAAAATGCTCAAAAAAAACCGTTATGCCGATTATGCCGTTCTCTATCGTTCCAATCATCAGGCAAAAATTGTGGAACAAATCTTCCGTGGAAATAACATTCCCTATGAGATTAGTGGAGGACGCTCGTTTTTTGATTTTACCGAAATCAGAGACCTGATGGCGTATATCCGGCTTTTATGCAATCCCAAAGACAATGCTGCATTCTTACGGATTGTTAATATTCCGCGTCGCGGAATCGGCTCTTCCTCGCTGGCTTCTTTGGCTCAATCCGCTGAACGTGCAGGTATCGGATATTTCAAAGCAGCTAACAGTGATGAAATTTTGGCAAATATTTCATCAAGAACTGCTTTGAAACTAAAAGAATTTCACCAGCTTATCAATTCTTTGCAAAAGAAAGTGCTTGCAAATACCTCTGCCGATAAAGCGGTTGATGAGCTGGTTGACAAGACCGATTATTTATCATGGATTGAACAAACATCCAAAGATAAAACCAGTCGGCAAAACCGTACCAAGTTGGTCAAGGATTTTCAAAAATGGATACGAGCTTTTTGTCAAAAAGAGCCAATCGGTCTTTTAGAAGTAGCGAACCAACTGAGCTTACAAAGCAATAAGGAAGATACAAATACGGATGATGCCGTGCAAATGATGACTTTACACGCTGCCAAAGGGCTTGAGTTCGGTCACGTCTATCTCATTGGTGTTGAAGAAGGAATTCTTCCGCATCGCAACTCCATTGAAGAAGACACCATCGAAGAAGAACGCCGCCTGATGTATGTCGGCATGACCCGCGCCATGCGAAACCTGCATATCAGTTATGTCAAAAAACGCAAAAATAAATTTGCCCTTGATGAAGATTTCGAAACCGGTCCCAGCCGTTTTTTGGATGAACTCCCAAACTCACATATCCAAGGCTATGGAGTTAAACCCGAAGAAAGCGAAGACGAAAAAAAACAGAAAAAACTGGCAAACCTTGCTGCTTTGAGAGCAATGCTGGACTAACTCCTGATATAAACAATATTGATTTTCCTACAAACAATTAGGAAATCTCCTCTATCTTGAAAACCAATTAAATCAATAAAATACCTGCTGGTTTGATTTAGAGAAAGAAATAATGGCAAAACTGGCTGTGGTTTATTCCCGTGCACAAAACGGTATTGATGCTCCTTTGGTGCGGGTGGAGGTGCATTTATCTCGTGGTTTACCGGGTTTGTCCATTGTTGGTTTGCCCGAAACGGCAGTGAAAGAAAGCAAGGATAGGGTTCGAGCTGCTATTTTAAACAGTAATCTCGAGTTTCCGCAACAACGTATCACTATCAATTTAGCTCCGGCGGATTTACCAAAGGAAGGAGGTCGTTTTGATTTGCCGATTGCAATTGGTATTTTGGTAGCTTCCGGACAAGTGAGTTCAGACCGTTTAACTGAAACTGAGTTTGTTGGCGAGTTATCTTTAGGAGGGCAATTGCGAGCGGTTCGAGGAGTTTTGCCGGTTGCGGTGAAGTCTGCTGAAAATAATCGTGTTTTGGTTGTTCCCAAAGATAATGGAGCTGAGTCCGCTTTGATTTCCGAAGGTGTGAATAAAACAGCGGATAATTTGTTACAGGTTTGTGCCTGGCTCAACCAAATGGATGATTTGCCAAATGCAGTTAAAGCTAAAAAAATTAATATCAAACCAATTGCTGATATTTCCGAGGTCAAAGGACAAAATCAAGCAAAAAGAGCTTTGGAAATTGCAGCGGCAGGCGGACATAACTTGTTGTTTATTGGTCCTCCGGGAACCGGAAAAACCATGCTTGCCAGTCGTATGCAGGGAATCATGCCACCGTTGACCGAACAACAGGCCTTAGAGACAGCGGCTATTGCATCCATCAGTTCCAAAGGTTTTGATATCAATG encodes:
- a CDS encoding FMN-binding negative transcriptional regulator, with amino-acid sequence MFQPPYFKQKDNNGMLEFIRNDPLATIVTQSENGLTVNHIPLLLKTRQNSNVLQGHIAKANNMWKDYQAEKESVAIFTGPQSYISPNWYPSKKRDHKAVPTWNYTAVHARGLIKFIHDKDWLLEHLTNLSNFNEQNMPKPWHLSEAPEDYIKSMLPAIVGFEMEITNMSGQSKMSQNHNEENRQGVISGLQSQNKENVATWVKNPDMS
- the oppB gene encoding oligopeptide ABC transporter permease OppB, producing the protein MLKFVLKRIGGAIPTLLILITVTFFLIRVAPGGPFDSEKDLPPEIQQKLEAKYHLDESLHQQYFRYLGNIIQGDFGPSFQYKDFTVTELIAQGFPISLTIGGLALIFAFFVGISIGTIAAVKQNSWVDYLLMSSAMTGVSIPNFVVAPLLILLFAINFDVFPAGGWGDGNFEYLVLPVFALSLRYIAYIARLMRGSMIEVLASDYIRTAKAKGLSMTQVILKHALKPSLMPIISYLGPAAAGITTGSVVIEKIFGVPGLGRYFVLAALNRDYTLVMGVVIFIGVMVVLFNLIVDILYAWLDPKLRVQNQ
- the sufT gene encoding putative Fe-S cluster assembly protein SufT, which encodes MYSLNSEPFKLERDVEAIIVPDGQSINLPAGTVGYITQSLGGSFTVFIDGSMFMILGHNADALGKEPMPLPQIKENANKDEIEEAVWEQLNNVYDPEIPVSIVELGLVYKCEVNENEKGKYDAFVEMTLTAPGCGMGDVLLTDAKTKIKLIQKIDDVECKITFDPPWDKSMMSEAAKLETGMF
- a CDS encoding YifB family Mg chelatase-like AAA ATPase, giving the protein MAKLAVVYSRAQNGIDAPLVRVEVHLSRGLPGLSIVGLPETAVKESKDRVRAAILNSNLEFPQQRITINLAPADLPKEGGRFDLPIAIGILVASGQVSSDRLTETEFVGELSLGGQLRAVRGVLPVAVKSAENNRVLVVPKDNGAESALISEGVNKTADNLLQVCAWLNQMDDLPNAVKAKKINIKPIADISEVKGQNQAKRALEIAAAGGHNLLFIGPPGTGKTMLASRMQGIMPPLTEQQALETAAIASISSKGFDINDWFVPPYRNPHHSASAVALVGGGSNPKPGEISLSHFGILFLDELPEFSRQVLEVLREPIESGKVTISRAARQAEFPANFQLIAAMNPCPCGYFGDKERVCSCSAMQIERYRAKVSGPLLDRIDMHVEVARIPYKDLRKSSKSVENSDTVRKRVTAARKIQLQRNLGQTNAQLGNKDLERVIHISEDNLQMLEGIVEKLKLSARAYHRILKLSRTIADLEHSENVEKHHILEAVSYRCLDRA
- a CDS encoding HNH endonuclease; this translates as MKTHELVGEFLKKHQLESPGISYPDEVIGDGLIEGAKRQVTVNAYERNSKARTQCIEHYGNNCYICGFNFHKHFGDLGIGYIHVHHEIDLAYIGETYVVNPVKDLKPVCPNCHAMLHKTKPAMPVEKLKALWLARKCTSQND
- a CDS encoding ABC transporter permease subunit, producing MMFGKKSLLLGLAETLPNENQGKSLMFYALQRLRKNKLAVAGFVVLILMTLAVLIGPFFSPYEIEFIDWENMSIPPNSETQHYFGTDALGRDLFARTLHGGRISLLVGIVATAVSLVIGVTYGAIAGYFGGKVDSVMMRIVDILYALPFMFLVIMLMVVFGRNIFLIFAAIGGYIWLDMARIVRGQTLTLKNKEFIESAIAIGASTPAIIFRHIIPNLLGIVVVYVTLTVPQVILVESFLSFLGLGVQEPFTSWGALVNEGAQDMEIAPWSLIFPASFLAVTLFCFNFIGDGLRDALDPREK
- a CDS encoding UvrD-helicase domain-containing protein; amino-acid sequence: MLNPQQQSAVNYCDGPLLVLAGAGCGKTRVITEKIAYLIGNKQIKHFNIFAITFTNKAAKEMAQRAGKMIRLSEGESLNISTFHSLGMRIIREEIKHSHYRHGFSIFDSSETHNIIKELLPKGSNREQINRVQWQISGWKNEGLLADEVQTQHLAIQQIYQQYQQRLIDFNALDFDDLILQPLKLLQSNPEVLSRWQEKMQFILVDEYQDTNGSQYNLLKMLGGKHRNIICVGDDDQSIYGWRGAQAENLNLLKQDFPDLKVVKLEQNYRSTQTILSAAHDVIKHNPHEFEKKLWSDLGGGDLIKVSNFESPEAEAVQLAADIEYQKMLKKNRYADYAVLYRSNHQAKIVEQIFRGNNIPYEISGGRSFFDFTEIRDLMAYIRLLCNPKDNAAFLRIVNIPRRGIGSSSLASLAQSAERAGIGYFKAANSDEILANISSRTALKLKEFHQLINSLQKKVLANTSADKAVDELVDKTDYLSWIEQTSKDKTSRQNRTKLVKDFQKWIRAFCQKEPIGLLEVANQLSLQSNKEDTNTDDAVQMMTLHAAKGLEFGHVYLIGVEEGILPHRNSIEEDTIEEERRLMYVGMTRAMRNLHISYVKKRKNKFALDEDFETGPSRFLDELPNSHIQGYGVKPEESEDEKKQKKLANLAALRAMLD
- the rnr gene encoding ribonuclease R, with amino-acid sequence MKNPFNIPDPEFAEQVEKYPNPIPSRTAILDFLKTKKKLLSLQKIADRIGIQNEEQLDGLNKRLSAMISDGSLFINRRGGYGVREKTDLIKGVVQAHSDGFGFLISPELEEDSFILPSEMRKVMDGDTVLASLQSGRRKNKQDAFIVEILERAHTTIAGRFFHKQGQGIVEPDNNAIDDIIIPSGYEATANDGDYVTAMITEYPNRKHPAFGEVIAVLGQKLDSKLAMQLTIASQNLPHEWPENFDDVVSYIPNHVTEEDIAEDVVDLRETPLVTIDGEDARDFDDAVYAKKNDKGWNLLVAIADVSKYVPPNSEIDKEAYKRGTSVYFPGKVIPMLPLELSNGICSLNPHVDRMCMVCDMQINSAGQIESYKFYRGVMHSHARITYKQCWNYLSEGEKPAKWDETVSPALDTMYELYKVMAVARETRGAITFSSTDVQISIGEDGQVSDIQPYQRNDSHKLIEEFMIAANICAAKYIEKHQVPSAYRVHDAPPLNKLTDLKAFLLSLGIKPGFSDPVSPHDFERIIELVKNRDDKSLIESVLLRSQSLASYESVNKGHFGLSLTHYAHFTSPIRRYPDLMVHRAIDYIVKTSKPKRFIYSPEKAEAMCVQCSHNERRAENASRDVDSRLKCMYMQNYIGEEFTGKISGVVHFGVFVTLDNVMVDGLIHVTSLPNDYYHHDSIQHKLVGQRSGSKFQLADKVRIKVAGVSVDERKIDFEFVGKL